From the genome of Agromyces intestinalis:
CACGGGCGGCGACTCCGGTATCGGTCGGGCAATCGCGATCGCGTTCGCACGCGAGGGCGCGGATGTCGCCATCTCGTACCTGCCCGAGGAGGACTCCGACGCGGAGGAGACCGCCCGCTGGATCGAGGACGCCGGCCGGATGCCGCTCATGATGCCCGGCGACCTGCGCGACGAGTCGTTCTGCAACGACCTGATCGGGCGCGTGCGCTCGACGTTCGGCGGTCTCGACCTGCTCGTGCTGAACGCGGCCCACCAGCGCAACCGGGGCGGCATCGACGAGATCCCGACCGACGACTTCGAGACGGTCATGCGGGTGAACCTGTTCGCGCCGATCTTCCTGACCCGGGCGGCGGTGCCGCACCTGCGCGGCGGGTCCTCGATCATCACGACGACCTCCATCCAGGGGTTCGACCCCTCGAGTTCGCTCGTCGACTACGCGATGACCAAGGCCGCGCTGGTCGCCTTCACGAAGGCGCTGGCCGAGGAGCTCGGGCCCCGAGGCATCCGGGTGAACGCGGTCGCGCCGGGCCCGATCTGGACGCCGCTGATCCCGGCGACCGGGTGGCCCGACAAACTGCCCGAGTTCGGGCACAACACTCCGCTGGGTCGGGCGGGACAGCCCGCCGAACTCGCGGGCGCCTACGTCTACCTCGCGTCGGATGACGCGTCGTACGTGTCGGGCGCGATCCTGCCGGTCACGGGCGGGCGTCCGCTCTGAAGAGCGACGTCACCACGACGGCGAGCACGAAGGAGGACACCATGCCAGGTTCACGCAACCGTTCGCTGAAGGATCCCGAGCTCTACGAGAAGCTCCGCGACGAGGGCGACTCGAAGGAGAAGGCGGCGCGCATCTCGAACGCTGCCGCCGCGAGGGGGCGCAGCGCCGTCGGCCGCAAGGGCGGCAAGTCGGGCGACTACGAGGATTGGACCGTCGACCAGCTGAAGAAACGCGCGAAGGAGCTCGGCTTGACGGGCTACAGCTCGAAGCGCAAGTCCGAGCTGATCAGCGCACTGCGCAACCACTGAGGTGGTGCGCCTCCGCCGGGTCGAGCCGTACGCCTCGCCGGGCTACCGCAGGGTGCGGCGCGGCGCCGGGTTCGCATATGTGCACGCCGACGGCGGGCTGGCCGGTCGCGCCGAGCGGGCGCGCATCGCCGAGCTGGCGGTACCGCCGGCGTGGACCGAGGTGTGGATCTCGGATGCCCCGAACGCGCACCTGCTGGCGGTCGGAGTCGATGCGGCAGGGCGGCGCCAGTACCTCTACCACCCCGCGTGGCGCGAGCGGCAGGATCTCGAGAAGTTCGAGCGGATGACTCGCCTCGCGCTCGCCCTCCCGGCGGCGCGCCGCACGGTGACACGCGACCTCTCGCTCGACGAACTGCCGCGCGAGCGTGCGCTGGCCGCGGCGTTCCGCACGCTCGACCTCGGCGGGATCCGCATCGGATCGGAGGAATCGCTCGCCGAGGCGCGCAGCCGCGGGCTCACGACCCTGCTGGTGCGCAATGCCGCGGTCGACGGCGAGCACGTCGAGCTGCGGTTCCGCGCGAAGGGCGGCATCGCCCAGCGCGTGCAGCTCGCCGACGCCCCGCTCGCGGCCTACGTGGAGCGGTCGGGCGAGCGTTCGCCCGCCTCGCGGCTGTACGCGTGGCGCGTCGAGACGGCCAGGCGGGCGCGCGCACTCGGCGCGGCCGACGTGAACGACGACATCCGCATGCGCACGGGCGGAGACTTCACGGCGAAGGACTTCCGCACGCTGCGGGGCACGATCGTGGCCGCGCAGCAGCTCGCCGAGCTCGGCACCGCGGGCACCGGGCGGGCCCGGGCGGCCGCGGTGCGCGAGGCGATCGTCGCGGCCGCCACGGCGCTCGGCAACACGCCGGCGATCGCGAAGGCGAGCTACGTGGACCCGCGCATCGTCACGGCCTATGAACAGGGCCGCGTGCTGTCGGGGCGCCGTGCGCCCGAGCGGGCGCTGCTCGACCTGCTCGCGGTCGACCCCGCGCCGGTCGAGACGGAGTCCGCCCGCGGAGGCTGAGCCCGATGGATGCAGCCGCGTCCTACGCGCTGGCCGCCGGGTCGACGGCGACCAGGCCCACGGGGGTGTCGGGCGCGCCGGTCGACAGCACCGGCTGGGTCTCGACAGCCGGGATCGGCTCGGTGTCGATGTGCTGCTCGATGAGCTGGATGCCGCCGGTGGAGTTCGCCGACCGCATCAGGTCTTCGATCCACTCCCGGCTCAGCTCGGGTGTCTCGGGCGTGTCGAACACGAATCGCAGCGGGATGGACTGGTGGATCCACAGTGTGCTGCGGCCACGCGGCTGGTCTTCGGGGTGCCGCCACGAGAGCGTGAAGGCTTCCCCCCGGCGGAGCTTGGTGACGATGGCGACCTTGACATGCGCCAGCGCCCGATCTTCGATACCGATCGGGGTGCCGGAATCGCCGTAGTAGAGGGTACCCATATGCGAATCGTACCCCCGCGACATCCGAACATCTGTCCCCGATTCGAAAGCGGACGACTGCGGTGTGGTTCGATCACCTCTTCCCGCCCGTTCGGGGGGGGTCAGGCCTCGCGCACGACGTCGCCGGGCGACTTGTCGGGCCGCAGACCCCGCCAGCGCGGATGCCTCGCCACCCCGGTACTCGTCCACTCGCCGAACTCGAGCTCGCCGACGAGCCGCGGTTCGACCCATTGCGCGTCGGAGGCGTCGGCTGCGGGCACCTCGACGAAGGGCGAGACATCCGTCTCGATCTCGCGCAGCGCCTGGAGCAGGGCGCGACCCTGCCGCTCGCCGATGCCGCTGCCGACCCTGCCGGCGTACTCGAGCCGGCCGTCGGCACCGGGAATGCCGACCAGCAGCGAGCGGATCAGCCCCGTGCGGGAGCCGACGCCGCGCCGGTACCCGCCGACGACGACCTCCTGCGTGCGGCTGAGCTTCAGCTTCACCCAGTCGGGGCTGCGCACGCCCGGGCGGTACCGCGACCCGAGCCGTTTCGCGACGACGCCCTCGTACCCGCGACGCTCGGCCCCTTCGAGCGCCTCGGCGGGGGTTCCTTCGGCGAGCGGCGGCACCTCGACGGGCAGCTCGGTTCCCGGCCGCAGCAACCTCTCGAGACGGACGCGGCGCTGCTCATAGGGCTCGTCGATGGTCGGCACACCCGCGACGTCGAGCACGTCGAAGAGCAGGAGGCGCACCGGCACGGACGCCGCGAGCCCGGCGATCTCGCGAGGGTCGACGAGGTTCATGCGGGGCTGCATGAGCTCGAAGCTCGGCCGCCCCTGCTCGTCGAGGGCGACGAGCTCGCCGTCGACGACCGCGTCGGCACGCAGTGCGCTCGCGAGCCCGGCGAGCTCGGGGTAGCGCGCGGTCTCGTCGCGGCCGCTGCGACTCGTGAGGCGCACGACACCGTCGTCGACGCGGGCGAGCACGCGGATGCCGTCCCATTTCCACTCGAGCGCCCAGTCCTCGCCGCCGACGAGCCCCGCCGTGCCCGGCGTCGCGAGCATCGGCCGCAGATTGCTTCTCTCCGGAGCCGCTGTGCTCGTCTCAGGAGCCGCACCTGAATCGCGTGCCGACGTTCCTGAGGAGTGCGTCGCCGGGGCCGAGGCATCCGCTCGCTGGTCCTTCATGCGGTGCAGCAGCCAGTTCGACTTCTCGCCGTCGCCGTTCGTGCGGATGAGCGCCACCCGCACCGAACCGAGCGGGCCTCCCGGCCGACCCGTCAGCGTCGCGATGATCTCGTCGTCGCGCCACTTCTCGACCGAGTAGGTGCCGGTGTCCCAGATGGTCATCGAGCCCGCCCCGTACTCCCCCTTCGGAATACTGCCTTCGAACGTCAGGTACTCGATCGGGTGGTCTTCGGTCTGCACCGCGAGATGGTTCACTCCGGATGTCTCGGGCACGCCCTTGGGCACCGCCCAGCTGCGCAGCACGCCGTCGCGTTCGAGCCGCAGGTCGTGGTGGTCGGCCCGTGCGTGGTGATCCTGGATGACGAACCTGGGGGTTCCGTCGGCCGGCACGGCCCATGCCGATGCGGGCATGGGTTCGGGCGTGGCATCCGCGCTGCGCATCGAGAGGTACGCGGCGAGCGGGCCGGCGCCGCTCGCACGTGAGATCGGCGCGAAGGGGTCGACACCGTCGGCCAGCCGGGCGAGCACCTCGGTCCACTCGAGGTGGCGCAGGTCGGGGTCGGCGAGCTCGTCCCACGTGCGCGGCGCCGCGACGGTCGGCCGGAAGCGCCCGCGCAGCGAATACGGCGCGATGGTGGTCTTGTTGGCGTTGTTCTGACTCCAGTCGATGAGCACCCGGCCGGTGCGCAGCGTCTTGCGCATGCTCGACACGATGAGGTCGGGGTGGTCGGCCTCGAGCGCGCGGGCGAGCTCGTGCGCGACCTCCGACGCCTGCTGCGAGGTCTGCGACCCGTCGAGCGCCGCATAGAGGTGGATGCCCTTGCTGCCGCTGGTCACCGGGATCGGGTCGAGCCCGATGGGCTGCAGGATGTCTCGCACGAGCCGCGCCACCTCGGCGCACTCGACCAAACCCATGCCCTCGCCCGGATCGAGGTCGAACACCAACCGGTCGGGGTGGCCCGCCGACCCGTCGGGCAGGAACCGCCACTGCGGCACGTGCACCTCGAGCGACGCCTGCTGGGCGAGCCACACCAGCGTCGCCCGGTCGTCGGCGATCGGGTAGTCCTTCGGCCCGTCGGAGTGGCGGATCGTGCCGCGGCGCACCCACTCGGGTGCGTGCTCGGCGAGGTTCTTCTCGAAGAAGACCTCCCCCGGGGCATCCGCCGTTCCGACCCCGTGCACCCAGCGCTTGCGCGTCACCGGCCGCCCCGCGACCACCGGAACCATGGCCGGCGCGACCTCGGCGTAGTACGACACCACCTCGCCCTTGGTCATGCCCGTGGACGGATACATGACCTTGCCGAGGTTCGTGAGGCGAAGCATCCGCCCATCGACCTCGACCGTCTGGCGTTCCTCCCCGGCAGCCATGCGCCCATCCTCGCACCCGCACCCGCCCCGCCGCGCCCGGCCATCACGTGCGCCGTTCGGGCTTCCCCTCGGCGCGTCGTCCTCCCGGAGCTCGAATCGCCGCGCGACACACCTCCGTACCTGAGTTGCGTACCGGGGCGGGCGGGCGGCGGGCCGCAAGGGGTTTCGGAGCGGCGCGCCGAGGTGTGTACTGGGTGGATGCGAGCCGTCTGGAAGGGGGCGGTCACATTCGGCCTCGTCAATGTGCCCGTCAAGCTGTACAGCGCCACCGAAGATCATGACGTGAGCCTGCATCAGGTGCACGCCGCCGACGGCGGACGCATCCGGTACCAGCGCGTGTGCGAGATCGACGGCGAGGTCGTCGCCTACCAGGACATCGACAAGGCCTACGACGACGGCGAGCGCACCGTCGTCATCACCGACCAGGATCTGAAGCAGCTGCCCGCCGAGCGCAGCCGCGAGATCGAGGTCGTCGAGTTCGTGCCGACCGCGCAGATCGACCCGATCATGTTCGACCGCAGCTACTACCTCGAACCCGACTCGGCGTCGTCGAAGGCGTACGTGCTGCTGCGCGAGACGCTCGAGTCGACCGACCGAACCGCGATCGTGCGGATGGCCCTGCGGCAGAAGACCCGGCTCGCGGCGCTGCGCGTGCACGGCGACGTGCTCATGGTGCAGACGTTGCTCTGGAGCGACGAGGTGCGCGCCGCCGAGTTCCCGGCCCTCGACGAGAAGGTCAAGATCTCGGACAACGAGCTGAAACTCTCGAAGCAGTTGGTCGAGAGCCTGGTCTCCGACTTCGATCCGACGCAGTACGTCGACGAGTACCAGCAGGAACTGCGCACCCTCATTCAGGCGAAGCTCGAGCAGGGCGACGCGATCGACACGGCCGCGACGTTCGGCGAGCGGCCCGAGGAGGGCGGCGCCGAGGTCATCGACCTGATGGAGGCGCTGCGGCGCTCGATCGCCGCGAAGCGCGGCGGCAGCGGCGGTGCGGCCGGCGAGGAGGGCGGCGCCGAGGATGAGGGCGCGCAACCGAAGCGCTCGGCGACGAAGAAGAAGACCTCGACCTCGTCGAAGTCCTCGAAGCGATCGGATGCCGCGGGCGAGCCCGCGCCGAAGCGCAAGCCCGCGGCGAAGAAGAAGGCCGCGTCCTAGGACGCGGCCCGCTTCGCCGTGACCGGGCGGCAGGCGGCACCACGCCGCCCGCCACCCGCCGACGGTGCGTCAGTCGGTCGTGCAGACCTCGGTGACCTTGACGGCCGCGGCCTGGATGGACTCCTGCTGGGCGGCGATGCCGTCGGCGTCGAGGCCCTCGGGCTCTTCGGCCTCGGGGTCGGGGGTCGGCTGCTCGTCGGCCCAGCCGGCCGCGTTCTCGATGCTCGTGCTCAGGTCGCCGAGGGCCGACTTCACGTCGTCGTTCGGCGCCTCGCCCTCGAGCGTGGTGACGCGCTCGGACAGGCCCGACAGATAGTCGGACAGGGCGGCGGGGTCGCTCTCGGCGGCGAGGGTGTTCTGCGCGCCGTTCGAGATGTCGCGGACCTCGACCTTGATCACGTCGCACGAGCTCGCCTCCGACGATCCGTCGGTCGAAGCGCATCCGGCGAGCAGCAGGGCGCCCGCGATCGCGGCGGCGGCTGCGGGCATGGTGAACCGATGCATATTGGTCTCCCAGGTTGTGGTTTGGGCTCAGTCTATCCGTGACCCCCGACATGGGGGTTGCGCAGACGGCGAGGCATCCGCATGACGCGTCAGCCGCGAGGCATCCGACCTCGCCGGCGCAGCGCGATCGTCAGGCGACGACGACCTCGAACCCGGCCTCGACCAGCCGCACCCGCTGCTCGTCGGTGACGCCGTCGTCGGTGATGAGCGTCTGGAAGAGCCGCGGCCGCCCGATCGCGGCGAACGCCCGCTTGTCGATCTTGCTCGAGTCGGCCACGACCACGGCGCGCGTCGCGCGCGCGGCCATCTGCGCGTTGACCGCGGCCTCGCGCTCGTCGTGCGAGGTCGGCCCGAACTCGGGATCGATGCCGTTCACGCCGATGAAGGCGAGGTCGAGGCTGACCCCCTCGAGCACGCCGTCGGCGTAGGCGCCGACGAGTTCGTACGACCTGGCGTGCACCACGCCGCCCGTGACGACGGTCTTGATCTGGGGGCGCATCGCGAGCTGCATGGCGATGTTGATCGCGTTGGTCACGACGGTGAGGTTCGGCTCGGGCGCGGGCTCCATGAGGTCGGCGCGCGCCATCAGTGCGTCGGCGATCGCCGTCGCGGTGGTGCCGCCGCACAGGCCGATGATCGACCCGCGCGGGATGAGCTCGCTCGCGGCCCGCGCGATCGCGACCTTCGCATCGGCGTTCTGCTGACGCTTGTAGCGGATCGGCAGGTCGTACGCGACCGAGTGCGCGACGGCGCCGCCGCGGGTGCGCGAGAGCAGCTGCTGCTCGGCGAGCGCGTCGAGGTCGCGGCGCGCGGTCGCGGGCGAGATCCCGAGCTGGGCGACGAGTCCGTCGACCTCGAGCTGCCCCTCATCGGCGAGCAGGTCGAGGATGGCGCTCAGGCGCTCGGCACGATTCATCCGTCGGTTCCCTTCGCGGCGAAGAGGGTGAGCAGGCGGGCCGCCTCGTCGGCCACAGCGGCGCGGCCGGCGGCGAGGATCTTCCGCGAGTCTACGGTCGACGGATGCTCCGCGAGGTACTCGCGCACCGCGCCGGTGAACTGCACGTTCAGGTGGGTCGACACGTTCACCTTCACGAGTCCGGCACGGATGCCCCGCACGAGCGTGTCGTCGGGCACGCCCGACGATCCGTGCAGCACGAGCGGCACCGGCACGGCGTCGCGCAGGCGCGCGATGAGCTCGAGGTCGAGGGCGGCGGTGCGCTCGGTCATGGCATGCGACGAACCGACCGCGACGGCGAGAGCGTCGACCCCGGTCTCGGCGACGAACCGGGCGGCCTCGTCGGGATCGGTGCGCACGCCGGGTGCGTGCGCACCGTCTTTTCCGCCGATCTCGCCGAGCTCGGCCTCGACGGCGACGCCGGCCGCCTGCGCAGCGGCGACCACGCGCTGCGTGGTCGCGACGTTCTCGTCGAACGGCAGCTTCGCGCCGTCGTACATGACCGATCCGAAGCCGAGGCCGATCGCGGCGAGTGCGAGAGCGGGATCCTCGGCGTGGTCGAGATGCACGGCCACGCGCGCGCTCGACGCGTCGGCGATGGCGAGCGTCGCGAGCCCGATGGGCTCGAGCGCGCCGTGGTATCGCACGCAGTTCTCGGACAGCTGCAGGATCACCGGCAGCCCCGTGCGCTCGGCGGCGGTGACGAGCGCCTCGGCGGTCTCGAGGTGCAGCACGTTGAAGGCGCCGACGGCGCGGCCGTCGCGCGCGGCCTCGGCGAGCAGATCGATGGTGGGGGTGCGGGTCATGCGGGCTCCTGGTCGGGGCTGAGGAGAACCTCGGGTTCGAGATCGACGTGCGACGGATGCAGGTCGCCGGCGAGCGGCATCAGCACCGCCGATGCCGACCAGGCGACGGCGCGACGGGCGAGCCGGCGCAGCACCGCTGCGTCGAGCGGCACGGCGGTGTCGGCGCGGCCGGCTGCGGCGCCCCGCTCGGCGCGCGCGTCGTCGAGACTCTCGGCGAGCACCGAGGTGATCGCCGCGACGGCCGCGTCGCCCGCGCCGGTGGCGTTGCCGCGCAGCGCGCGCCCGAGCCTCGCGCGCACCGGCGGCCGGTCGGGCGCGACGACGAGCAGGCCGTCCGCGCCGAGCGAAACGACGACGAGCCCCGCGCCGAGTTCGAGGAGCCGTCGGGCACCGGCCTCGGGGTCGCCGTCGCCGAGCGCCTCGGCGAGTTCGTCGCGATTCGGCTTCAGCACTGCGGCCCGCGCGCGGGCCGCTGCGAGCAGCGCCGGCCCCGCGACATCCGCGACCACGGTCGCGCCCGTCGCGACCCAGCGTGCGACCGCGTCGCCGAGCGCCTCGGGCGCGAGGCCGGGCGGCAGGCTGCCCGAGACGGCGACGACGGATGCCTCGGCCGCGAGCCGCACGGCCTCGTCGAGCAGTGCGGCGACCTCGTCGGGCGCGAGCGGCGCTCCCGACTCGTTGAGCACGGTCGCCTCCCCCGCGTGGTCGTCCACGATCGCGAGGCTGCGCCGGGTCGCGCCCGCCACGGGAACGAGCCTGTGGCGGATGCCGGTGCGCTCGAGGTCGGCCGCGAGCTCGGCGCCGCTCGCGCCGCCCGCGGTCGCGAGCGCGACCACGTCGATGCCCTGGGCGTGCAGCACGCGTGCGACGTTGAGCCCCTTGCCGCCCGCCCGCACGGCGCCGGGCGGCACCCGGTGCGTGCGCCCGGGCTCGAGCCGATCGGCGTGCCAGGTCAGGTCGAGGGCCGGGTTCGGCGTGACCGTGAGGATCATGCGCCCTGCCCGACGAGATCGCGGGCGGCGAGCGCGGTGCCGAGCAGCCCCGCGTCGTCACCGAGCGCGGCGCGGACGAGCACCGGCCGGCGGTGGAACGACAGCAGCGCGTCGAGCCGCTGCCCGAGCGGGTCGAAGAGGGCGGAGCCGGCCTCGGCGAGCCCGCCGCCGATCACGATCGCCTCGGGCGCGAGCGTCGCGACGAGCCGCGCGAACTGCTCGGCGAGCGCGTCGACCGCCTCGTCCCACACCGCGGCGGCGATCGCGTCGCCCGAGCTCGCCGCGGCGAGCACCTCGCGGGCGCCGGGCACGCCGATGCCCGACCGGCTCGCGTACCGCCGGGCGACGGCACTGGCCGACGCGATGGTCTCGAGGCATCCGACCGCGCCGCACGCGCAGCGCTCGCCGGCCGGATCGCTCAGCGAGTGCCCGATCTCGCCCGCGTAGCCACCGCTCGCGTGGGGGCGGCCGTCGACGATGATGGCCCCCGCGATGCCGGTGCCGATCACCACCACGATGGCGTCGTCGAATCCGCGGGCGGCGCCCAGCCGGTGCTCGGCGTCGCCCGCGGCGCGCACGTCGTGGCCGAAGGCCGTCGGAAGCCCGAGCGTCGACTCCGCCAGCGCCCGCATCGGCGCGTCGCGCCAGCCGAGGTTGCTCGAGAACACCGCTGTGCCCGACGTCTCGTCGACCAGCCCCGGCACGCTGAGCCCGGCCGCGACCGGCCGGACGTCGGGGAACTGTGCTCGGTACCCCTCGGCGAGCCGCGCGAGGTGGGCGACGATCGCCCCCGCCGGGTCGGACGCGTCGCGCGGGGTGCGCGTGCGCCGGAGGCCGAGCACGCGCCCCGACGCGTCGACGAGGGCCGACTTGGTGTCGGTGCCGCCGACGTCGGCCGCGAGCACGACCGGCCCGTCGCCGAGCGGAGCGTCGGGCCGGTCGGTCACGAGCCGAGGATGACCGAGCGCGTGAGGCTGCGCGGGCGGTCGGGGTCGAGGCCGCGCGCTTCGGCCCGGGCGAGGGCGACGCGGTGGACGCGGACGAGTTCGGCCATCGGGTCGAGGCGGCCCTGTTCGAAGCGGGCGCCGGTGGCGGCGACATCGGCGGCGAGGCCCTCGGGCGCCGCGCCGAACTGCCAGGTCACCCGGCCGGGCGCGGCGATCGCGAGCGGCCCGTGGCGGTACTCCATCGACGGGTACGACTCGGTCCACGACTGCGACGCCTCGCGCATCTTGAGCGCCGCCTCCTGGGCGAGGCCGTACGACCAGCCACGGCCGAGGAAGGTGTACTGCTCGGCGTCGACCAGCTCGGGCGCGAGCTCCTCGGCGAGCGCCGTGCGAGCATCGGCGACCGCGCCGTCGAGCGACTCCCCGAGCGACGCGCGGAACAGGGCGAGCGCCGTCGTGGCGAACCGGGTCTGCACGACCGACTGCTCGTCGGCGAACGGCAAGGTGATCGCGTCGTCGACCCGGGCGACGAGCGGCGACTCCTCGTCGCCGATGACGCCGATGGTGCGCACGCTGCCGTTCAGGCGGGTCACGAAGTCGAGCACTTCGGTCGTGGTGCCCGAGCGGGTGAGCGCGACGACGGCGTCGTAGTCGCGGTCGACCGGGGCCTCGGATGCCGCGAACGCGTCGGTCTCGCCGTATCCGCCCGCCTCGCGCAACCAGGCGTAGGCCTGCGCGATGAACCACGATGTGCCGCAGCCGATGACGGCGACCCGTGCGCCGCGCTCGGGCAGGCGAGCCTGCAGGTCGGTCGCGTCGGCCGCACGCTGCCAGAGGTCGGGTTGGCTCGCAAGCTCGGCGGCCATGTGCGAGTCGGGTCGGGCGTCGGTCATTGCGGCTCCTGCGAGGTCGTGGTGGTGATGGCATCGATGATTGCAGATGATTGTTTGATCTGTCTATCAATCACGTTCAAGCTTCCACTTGACAAAGTCGAAGGTAAGGCAGGACTCTGAACAAAATCCGATAACGAATCGGGCAGAGCGGTTGACGCGAGTCGACCGATGCGCCTAGATTCACCCCGGGTGAATGAAACTGATCATTTCATCGCCGAAACGTTCAGGAAACGTCAGGCTGGTTGTGTGGCGACCGGCGGGACCTGAGCCGCCGCACCGACGCGACGAACCACTCGCTGCGGTGCACCATCCACCAGAGTGAGGAACACATCGATGAAGAAGACTGTGCGGTACAGCGCCGCCATCGCGCTCGCCGCGGCGGCCTCGCTGACGCTCTCGTCCTGCGGCTTCGGCGGCGGCTCGACCGACGGCGGTGACGCCGAGGGCAAGACCACCCTCGACCTGCTCGTGCCCAGCTACTCCGACAACACCCAGGGTCTCTGGGAGGACGTGGTCGACGGGTTCGAGGCCGAGAACCCCGACATCACCGTCAAGCTCGAGGTGCAGTCGTGGGACAACCTCGAATCGGTCATCGCCACCAAGGTGCAGGGCGGCGAAGCCCCCGACATCTACAACGGCGGCCCGTTCGCCGGCTTCGCGGCCGACGACCTGCTCTACCCCGTCGAGGACGTCGTGTCGGCCGACACGCTCAGCGACTTCCAGGACTCGTTCCTGGCCAACGCCGAGGTCGACGGCACCGCCTACGCGCTGCCCCTCATCGCCTCGGCCCGCGCGCTGTTCGTGAACAACGCGCTGCTCGAGCAGGCCGGTGTCGCCCAGCCGCCCACGACGTGGGACGAGCTGCTCGACGCCGCCACCAAGATCTCGGCGCTCGGCAACGGCATCGCCGGCTACGGCATGCCGCTCGGCTCGGAGGAGGCGCAGGCCGAGGCGGCCGTATGGCTGTGGGGCGGCGGCGGCACGTTCGGCGACGCCGACGCGATCACCGTCGACGACCCGTCGAACCTGCCCGGCGCCGAGCAGATCAAGAAGATGATCGACGCGGGCGCCACTCAGGCCGACCCGGGCTCGACCAACCGCTCGCCGCTCATGGACATCTTCATCCAGGGCAAGATCGGCATGCAGGTCGGCCTGCCGCCGACGGTCGGCCAGATCGCCGACAACAACCCCGACCTCGACTACTCGATCGTGCCGATCCCCACACAGGACGGCTCGGCCTTCACGCTGGGCGTCATGGACCAGCTGATGGCGTTCAAGAACGACGGGGACAAGCAGGACGCGATCACCAAGTTCTTCGACTACTACTACTCGGCCGACGTGTACGTGCCGTGGGTGCAGACCGAGGGCTTCCTGCCGGTGACGAAGTCGGGCGCTGACGCGCTGTCGGGCGAGGAGGCGCTCGCGCCGTTCCTCGAGGTGCTCCCCGATGCGCAGTTCTACCCGTCGACCAACCCGCAGTGGCAGGCGACCGATGGCGCGTTCAAGGCGCTGTTCGGCCAGATCCAGACGAAGCCGGCGCAGGACGTGCTGACCGAGATCCAGGCCCAGGTCGACGCGAGCTGACCCGGCCGCGCCAGCCACGTTCCACGGAAAGGGATCGGTGACGATCGACTCATGAGCACCACGACCGGCACCTCATCGACCCCGGCGGGGGCGGCCTCGGGCCGCCCCCGCTCCGCGGGGCGTCGCGGCGGCGACTCCGGGACATCCGGCTCCGGAGCATCCGCGGGGCCCGCCCAGCGCCGCCCCGGCGGGCGCGACCTGCTCCACGCGCTGCCCTGGATCGGGCCCGCCCTGCTGCTCATCGTCGGCGTGGTGTTCTTCCCCGCCGGCGTGATGTTCTTCAACTCGACGCGCGACATCTCGCAGTCCGGTGTCGACCGGGGCGGCATCGGATTCGCGAACTACGTCGAGGTCTTCTCGTTCCCCTACTTCTGGCCGATCTTCGGCCGCACCATCATCTGGGTCGTGGTGGTCGTGGGCGTGACGGTGCTCATCTCGCTCGGG
Proteins encoded in this window:
- a CDS encoding SDR family oxidoreductase encodes the protein MHNDHLIDPTTKHTTDPFPRQEQRPPGLTDQMHPLPDHGEQSYRGANRLVGRKALITGGDSGIGRAIAIAFAREGADVAISYLPEEDSDAEETARWIEDAGRMPLMMPGDLRDESFCNDLIGRVRSTFGGLDLLVLNAAHQRNRGGIDEIPTDDFETVMRVNLFAPIFLTRAAVPHLRGGSSIITTTSIQGFDPSSSLVDYAMTKAALVAFTKALAEELGPRGIRVNAVAPGPIWTPLIPATGWPDKLPEFGHNTPLGRAGQPAELAGAYVYLASDDASYVSGAILPVTGGRPL
- a CDS encoding DUF7218 family protein, yielding MPGSRNRSLKDPELYEKLRDEGDSKEKAARISNAAAARGRSAVGRKGGKSGDYEDWTVDQLKKRAKELGLTGYSSKRKSELISALRNH
- a CDS encoding DNA topoisomerase IB, whose protein sequence is MRLRRVEPYASPGYRRVRRGAGFAYVHADGGLAGRAERARIAELAVPPAWTEVWISDAPNAHLLAVGVDAAGRRQYLYHPAWRERQDLEKFERMTRLALALPAARRTVTRDLSLDELPRERALAAAFRTLDLGGIRIGSEESLAEARSRGLTTLLVRNAAVDGEHVELRFRAKGGIAQRVQLADAPLAAYVERSGERSPASRLYAWRVETARRARALGAADVNDDIRMRTGGDFTAKDFRTLRGTIVAAQQLAELGTAGTGRARAAAVREAIVAAATALGNTPAIAKASYVDPRIVTAYEQGRVLSGRRAPERALLDLLAVDPAPVETESARGG
- a CDS encoding ATP-dependent DNA ligase; the protein is MAAGEERQTVEVDGRMLRLTNLGKVMYPSTGMTKGEVVSYYAEVAPAMVPVVAGRPVTRKRWVHGVGTADAPGEVFFEKNLAEHAPEWVRRGTIRHSDGPKDYPIADDRATLVWLAQQASLEVHVPQWRFLPDGSAGHPDRLVFDLDPGEGMGLVECAEVARLVRDILQPIGLDPIPVTSGSKGIHLYAALDGSQTSQQASEVAHELARALEADHPDLIVSSMRKTLRTGRVLIDWSQNNANKTTIAPYSLRGRFRPTVAAPRTWDELADPDLRHLEWTEVLARLADGVDPFAPISRASGAGPLAAYLSMRSADATPEPMPASAWAVPADGTPRFVIQDHHARADHHDLRLERDGVLRSWAVPKGVPETSGVNHLAVQTEDHPIEYLTFEGSIPKGEYGAGSMTIWDTGTYSVEKWRDDEIIATLTGRPGGPLGSVRVALIRTNGDGEKSNWLLHRMKDQRADASAPATHSSGTSARDSGAAPETSTAAPERSNLRPMLATPGTAGLVGGEDWALEWKWDGIRVLARVDDGVVRLTSRSGRDETARYPELAGLASALRADAVVDGELVALDEQGRPSFELMQPRMNLVDPREIAGLAASVPVRLLLFDVLDVAGVPTIDEPYEQRRVRLERLLRPGTELPVEVPPLAEGTPAEALEGAERRGYEGVVAKRLGSRYRPGVRSPDWVKLKLSRTQEVVVGGYRRGVGSRTGLIRSLLVGIPGADGRLEYAGRVGSGIGERQGRALLQALREIETDVSPFVEVPAADASDAQWVEPRLVGELEFGEWTSTGVARHPRWRGLRPDKSPGDVVREA
- a CDS encoding Ku protein, whose translation is MRAVWKGAVTFGLVNVPVKLYSATEDHDVSLHQVHAADGGRIRYQRVCEIDGEVVAYQDIDKAYDDGERTVVITDQDLKQLPAERSREIEVVEFVPTAQIDPIMFDRSYYLEPDSASSKAYVLLRETLESTDRTAIVRMALRQKTRLAALRVHGDVLMVQTLLWSDEVRAAEFPALDEKVKISDNELKLSKQLVESLVSDFDPTQYVDEYQQELRTLIQAKLEQGDAIDTAATFGERPEEGGAEVIDLMEALRRSIAAKRGGSGGAAGEEGGAEDEGAQPKRSATKKKTSTSSKSSKRSDAAGEPAPKRKPAAKKKAAS
- a CDS encoding DeoR/GlpR family DNA-binding transcription regulator, encoding MNRAERLSAILDLLADEGQLEVDGLVAQLGISPATARRDLDALAEQQLLSRTRGGAVAHSVAYDLPIRYKRQQNADAKVAIARAASELIPRGSIIGLCGGTTATAIADALMARADLMEPAPEPNLTVVTNAINIAMQLAMRPQIKTVVTGGVVHARSYELVGAYADGVLEGVSLDLAFIGVNGIDPEFGPTSHDEREAAVNAQMAARATRAVVVADSSKIDKRAFAAIGRPRLFQTLITDDGVTDEQRVRLVEAGFEVVVA
- a CDS encoding class II fructose-bisphosphate aldolase, giving the protein MTRTPTIDLLAEAARDGRAVGAFNVLHLETAEALVTAAERTGLPVILQLSENCVRYHGALEPIGLATLAIADASSARVAVHLDHAEDPALALAAIGLGFGSVMYDGAKLPFDENVATTQRVVAAAQAAGVAVEAELGEIGGKDGAHAPGVRTDPDEAARFVAETGVDALAVAVGSSHAMTERTAALDLELIARLRDAVPVPLVLHGSSGVPDDTLVRGIRAGLVKVNVSTHLNVQFTGAVREYLAEHPSTVDSRKILAAGRAAVADEAARLLTLFAAKGTDG